A genomic window from Elaeis guineensis isolate ETL-2024a chromosome 3, EG11, whole genome shotgun sequence includes:
- the LOC140856339 gene encoding kinesin-like protein KIN-14K, producing the protein MPPGEDNANLDADMAKKRSEVIEWLNGLFPDFSMAPDASEEELRAALFDGAVFCAIIRRLSPGSAEEVKSGGCSPSRRRLGNIKKFISVVEHMGLPTFKVSDLEQGRISAVVVCLLCLRDHFKSDLGEDRDTNAPAKWVIEAKKKLEAIDVLQGDSTLSGQQSPVLGEERRPSLMEAKLQRSDPRMRELPGPTGSRWLESPTNHHLQESRPLEELSKIQENLKKKTTNNVFAQDRLSDKALPSEKTTARRRRVGCNNHQSVKHDSNSEAAKCYLKRAYLFSLKQIVSSTMIKILTKNSTSDAYPIIIRRSIIAIT; encoded by the exons ATGCCTCCTGGCGAAGATAATGCGAACCTTGATGCCGACATGG CTAAAAAGCGATCGGAAGTAATAGAGTGGCTCAACGGCCTGTTCCCAGACTTTAGCATGGCTCCGGATGCATCAGAGGAGGAATTGAGGGCAGCTCTGTTTGATGGTGCTGTGTTTTGTGCTATTATAAGGAGACTCAGTCCTGGCAGCGCAGAGGAA GTTAAGAGTGGTGGTTGTTCTCCATCGAGGAGACGCTTGGGAAATATAAAGAAGTTTATTTCAGTTGTAGAGCATATGGGGTTGCCCACTTTCAAAGTGTCAGACCTAGAACAG GGACGTATCTCTGCAGTAGTAGTGTGCCTTTTGTGCCTTAGGGATCATTTTAAATCTGATCTTGGTGAAGATAGAGATACAAATGCGCCAGCCAAGTGGGTAATCGAAGCAAAGAAGAAGTTGGAGGCTATAGATGTTTTGCAGGGGGATAGCACTCTAAGTGGGCAACAGTCTCCAGTTTTAGGAGAGGAAAGGAGACCGAGCCTCATGGAAGCAAAGCTTCAGCGA TCGGATCCGAGAATGAGAGAACTTCCGGGTCCGACAGGGAGTCGTTGGCTGGAATCTCCGACCAACCACCACCTGCAAGAATCTCGCCCATTGGAAGAACTGTCAAAGATTCAAGAGAACTTAAAAAAGAAAACGACAAATAATGTTTTCGCACAAGATCGGCTCTCTGACAAAGCTCTCCCGTCAGAAAAGACAACAGCAAG ACGACGAAGAGTTGGCTGCAACAACCATCAATCTGTTAAACATGATAGTAACAGCGAAGCTGCAAAATG CTACTTGAAGCGGGCCTATCTATTCAGCTTGAAACAAATTGTTTCATCCACAATGATTAAGATCTTAACGAAGAATTCCACAAGTGATGCGTACCCTATCATTATCAGGAGAAGTATTATAGCAATAACATAG